The nucleotide window AATTTATAAAgtctcaaaatattttgttcGGAAATTTATATcccaaaaatttctgaattcccATTTTATTTAACCCTATGCTTGAATTTCTTCCCTTTATTTCCATTTAGTTAATTTGCAATTTATGCAACCTTATTTTCCCGAGGTTTACAAGTTGCGTTACTTACGTCACTTTTCTTTCATGCAGTTATATTCAATTTACGTGTGATTAATTGTGTGGTATCATGTATTAGCATGTGTTGTTTTATGTAAGTTTAGCATCCAGTTTCTAGTTTCCCATTTGATTCAGTTCACTTGTACGTGGCCTTGCTATTTAAGCAGCCAACAGTTGTTATGGAAGGgataagaaaatcaattattatttagaaTACTTTCTCATTAGAAGAGAAAACAATTCACTTGTTCTTGTATTATTTGTGTTGGGACATGTCACAAACATgctaaaataactaaaaattgcAAATTCATTTTTAGTTATCCtttcaaattataaagaaaagtaaGCAATAAGATACAGTCTTTTCACCTGGACAAACATAATAGggaaagggaaaaagaaagttaaaaaagattcaagccaagtttgcatacTTAATGTCCCCAAATACATAGcttaccaaaaaagaaaaatagtcaaACCCAATAAACTTAGTAGTAATAATGAACTATGCACCCAACTAGCAGTAAATATCTAACAACATTTAAAACTCTCattggcaaaagaaaaggaaaatgaaatgaaGACCAAAAAGGGACCTTACTGGAAAACAAGTCAAGTATGAATGGCCTTTAGTGGGATTGTTGCTGACATTTGAATCCTTAGAAGCACATAATCAAAAGTTGTAAAATCCTGCAACAAAGTAAGCAAAGCTTGATAGGGTGGAAAAATATAGCAAAAAGTCTTGTTGATGGGGGTAAGAATGATAATAAATGGAACCTAGTTTGGGAAATAAAAAacgatacacacacacacacacatatttgtGTGTATAAgtgagagagggagagataAACAGAGATGGAACTGTCGTTGGTTTATCCATTTTAGCAAGAGAGAACAATGACTACGCTTAATTCGGCTTACGAAggtcaaatttgaattttagtgtaaattttttgttgtttaattttacTTACGCTATAGATCATAATTCCAAATCAAACTATTGAATcgagttgaaattttattagaagatttcaaagatatttttctatattaggGTAAATTTTTAGGTCAATTAGAGTTTAAGAAGGCCTTGTGATATAAGTCAAAACAGATTatacaaattttgttatttacttcattTTGATTTGTGGATTTTGTATTTGGCAAGGATCATTTTTCTACAAGGATATGATagcttgtttttgaaatttcgtcgttctacaaggatctttaatgggttataatataatttctaaGTGTGgtaatgattaattaatattccaaaatcctttttttttacatggattCCTTGTTCATTCTAACTATACAATGAAACAAGGGttggtggtatttaatgacaaattcaTTGGTTTATTTTGGGGAGTTTCTTAATCCTACAAGGAAGTTTAAAAGAAGGCAACAAATGGTTTCCATGTTTTGAAAGGATTCTTTAAAGTtacaattaattatcctagacaaataagaaaactaaaaggaaacCATTTCATCAATCAATTTCATAGCTTATTTTGGATATCTAAAGATGGCAACAAAGATCTTAGTGTTTTTACGATGAAAATTTCGTtcatgatattatttaatttgaaaaaattatctaacttaggtaattttgtttaattaagtaTAACAACTTTAGTCTATctgttaaatttattattttattattatttactttatgtttaggcttaattaatacttggtTTTTAGTTAAAATCCAAAGTTTGTTTTAGATAGGTATCAGGTTTTAGATCAATTTTGTAAGTGAGTCAATTTAGTTTACAATGGTAGATCCATTaaggttattttataaaagtatataAACTTTTTGTAAGCCTAAAATTTGGCAGTAAttgaataatatcattttgatttttcagcTTGTGTGTGAGATTTCCTATTTTTCTAGTTCTTAAAAGAACTAAATTGACTTATTGAAAATTATCTGGTTTCGTGAcgttattcaatttaatttctaataatattgGTGCCTTGACACATGTTTCCACTATGTCACACGAATTAGACTTTTTTCGACTTTTCATGATCATATTTAATTCAAATCGTGTTGGTGGCGAGGATTAATCTCATGATCACGTAGTTACGCAACCCATAATCAAGATTAAATCTAATCCCAGAAAgctaagtataaaaaaaatattattttggtttttcaatgtttattttACATGATCTAATGAGAGtgctaaacaaaatattattttaccattTCTCTTACAAAAATGCTATTCTTGCATATCTTGCAAAAATGctaaaacactatttattgcaataatattttttttcactagtttttttttctttgatttttttaatatctatgttttttggtttatttttttatgagattatcctaGTCTGATGACCCATGTTGTGGATTTGATAAGTTCACCCGGGTTgacttaggttattttttttttatcttttttaattgatttttttttaaaattttatcctttaatattgaattcattaaaaattatttaagttgtttttaaactaattaaactgaCTGAATTattacaaattattaaaaatgtttcctaataaattattaaaatagttaTATACCaaataggctaaaattcaattaacttttgaaaacactaaattgcatataaaaaaaactatatttgccTCTTCACTTTCCTCCCGCCAAAATCAGAAACTCCCGCCAAAACCCCAAACCTAGATCCTTACTCCTTTTAATTCTAAAtactttttctgttttctttacacagtcaaaaaccctaaacactgaaagaataaagaaaaaatctcaTCCTTTTCCTTCACCATGAAAGTCCGTACACTGAAACTAAGAGAAGCTCATAAATCCATCAATGGCAACAATGACATCAACCCTTCCTTCTGTTCTGTCTTATGGGACCAACAGGCCCTTCATCTTGTTACAGCCTCCTCCTCTGACCCATCAATCTCCATCCATGACCCTCTCCTCCCTTCAAATCCTCCAAAGATTCTCCGTCACCACCGCGATGGCGTTACTGCCTTAGCTCTTAGCCCTAATTCTACCTGCCTCGCCTCTGGATCTATTGACCACTCCGTCAAGCTCTTCAAGTTTCCAAGTATTGcactttttgtttgtttatttatttcaatgtgATCATAATATTACTTCCAAATTGTCAAATGGGCTCTCATGATTTCAATTacccagaatttttttttaaatgttgctGCACTTCATATTCCAGCAAAAATTCTgcgtggattttatttttatacatgaaagaaaattatatttcataatgtTTATGCAGTGAATGGTATCTGGGCTAATCAGAGATGGTTTACCTGTCTTATTCAATGATtccattttgattaatttattcaatttctgtTTACAGGTGGTGAGTTTGAGACTAATGTTACTAGATTCACGCTGCCGATTCGTGCTCTTGCATTTAATAAATCAGGGAGCATGGTCGCAGCTGCTGGTGACGATGAAGGCATTAAACTTATTAATACAATCGATGGTTCTATTGCGAGGGTTCTGAAAGGACATAAAGGACCTGTCACTGGCTTAGCTTTTGACCCTATTAACGAGTACTTGGCAACAGTAGATTCTGTTGGGACTGTTTTATTTTGGGAACTGCAGTCTGGTGGGATCTTACATACCCTAAAGGGTGTTGCTCCTAACATTATTTCAGACACTTCTTTTATGAATGTTGTTAGTTGGAGTCCTGACGGGGAGACTTTGGCTGTCCCTGGTTTGAGAAATGACGTTGTGATGTATGATAGAGACACGGCAGAGAAGCTGTTTTCACTGAGAGGTGATCATGTACAGCCTGTATGTTATTTGTCTTGGTCACCTAATGGCAAATACATGGCCACTTCTGGTTTGGATAGACAGATTCTGATATGGGATGTCGATAAGAAGCAGGACATTGACAGGCAGAAGTTTGAGGATAGAATAAGTGGTATGGCTTGGAAGCCAATAGGTAATGCATTGGCTGTTATTGATGTTATGGGAAAGTATGGTCTGTGGGAATCGGTTGTTCCTTCGTCAATGAAATCTCCTACGGAAGATATTCCAAGTTTGAAGAACAGTAATGGAGTTCTTTTGTTTGACGAGGATCCAGAGCCAAGTATATCTGGTGGTTTAAGTGAATTTGGTGAAGATAGTCTTGGTGAATCAGAACCATGTAGCAGGAAGAGATTACGTAAACAGTCTGAATTTGAAGATCCAGACGAGGACATTGATGATGAGTTGAGCTTGCTTCCAAAGACTGAACCCAGAAAAAAGGTGCATCGTGCCAGCAAGGATAACTTGGATAAGGGAAATGGACTCAGAAGTACAGTGACATCTGCTAGGTTGAAAATGCAGGAGGCATTTCAGCCAGGCGCTACTCCTCCACAGCGTGGAAAGAGGCGCTTCCTGTGCTACAACATGCTTGGAACTATAACTGCAGTGGAGAATGACGGATACTCCCACATAGAGGTAGAGTATCCTATTTCTCAATTTATATCTCAGGTTCTTTttgtctttgctttttttttttggttgtacCGGGGAGCGATAACTCAAATATTGCGTTGCAATATATACCTGGATTCATGTTTTATCACCCTAGAGCTGCAAGTCAATTTGTCTTTCTTGAATTGCTTATTGATATTTCATTATACCTTGGAAGCAGATCGACTTTCATGATACTGGCAGAGGTCCACGACTTCCGTCAATGACCGACTATTTTGGTTTCACAATGGCCTCATTAAATGAGAATGGAAGTGTTTTTGCCAATCCCTGCAAAGGTGAAAAGAATATGAGTACTCTCATGTATCGCCCGTTCAGCAGCTGGGCAAACAACAGTGAGGTGAGAAATTTTCCTTTCCAAAATTATATTCTCctacttcattttcttttggtaATTTGTAAATGCATATACCTATTTCCACACATGCTTCCCTGCTTGTTTGTGAAGATTGAATTCTCACAATATGCTGACATTTGATAAATACTCAAATTCAGTGGTCTATGCGATTTGAAGGGGAAGAAGTGAAAGTTGTGGCACTTGGTACTGCTTGGGTTGCTGCAATTACTAGTCTTAATTTTCTGCGCATCTACACTGATGGTGGTTTGCAGGTTCGTCACGTAAACTTTAAAGTCTATATGATGATACTATTGAGGTCTTACAAAGTCCCTACTTTTCATTATATTAAATACTTATATTATTGACCTTTCCAATATTACACAATTTATCAGGTCATGTTAGTAGTTCTTAAATCTTCCTGTAACTCTTGTTCTCACATCTCTTTTCCTCTTAATAGGTCTGAAATTCTTGTAAATGTAGTCCTTGCATTACGCAGGCTTCTCAAATTGGTCATGTAACTTATCATTTTAAAGGACAGATTTCTTACACCTGTAATGAATGCATGCctaaaaatgacatcatttaGAAGGTGGTTTAATTTTTGGCAACGGTTTTGAAGGAAATGCCCTACTGATAAAAGGAAGCATAAAAATTTTAGTAGTTGTAAGCTTGTAATGTTTATGGTGCATGTATTCTATCAAATCCTGTATGGATGAGTAGAAATTTGGGTTATTGTTATTTCTGCTGGTATTTTCATGTGTTCATCAAAATTGAGTAGATCTTTAGATTTTAGAGGCTCTCTGTTTACTCGTGCATTGATCAGGGTGGCTAGTCTGTGCAAACATTTATTTCAGATCTCCAATATGCAATGCAGTCATATTTGAAAAAgagacaaataattttttttccagctgTGATGTCTTGTCTCGTTTATGTGAATTAAACAGGAGGCCTTCCATCCTCCATTTATGCTTTGATACTAACTCTGAAGAAGCAGATTACATTgaaatatcctttttttttaaccaccTTTAGTTTTGTTTTCACTTGCATTTAATAGGATTGCTCTTAGTTTTGTAGGCTTTTGTTAATTGTTTATATGTTTTGTCACTTGTATTTAATAACAGAGGCATATTCTCTCCCTTGATGGACCAGTGGTGACTGCGTCAGgcttaaaaaatcaacttgcTGTTGTCACTCATGTTTCTGACTGTCTTCCTTCAAATGACCAGGTTTAACTTTCAATTATTCATATTCCTGCATTTAGAATTCTGCTAAAATTTACCAATTATTCAAGGTTCAACTGTACTGAGACTTGGCATTTAATAAGTAGCAAGAACAATGAGATCGAGTAATAATACCCAAGAAACACAATTGCTGATATCACTGACAATTTAATAAACTTGCTAACCATGTTGAAAGTTGTTTTCCGAGGAAGacattttatttggttaatGGCTTGATAATCTCTTTATGTTAGATATTTCTTAAAACTTGAATGGTAAGGATCTGAAGTTCATATTCTGAATGTGCAGATGCTAGAGTTCAGAGTATTTGACATATCTAATGGGACCCAGCCACTCACAGGGCGTCTTCCCTTAACTCCAGGTTCACATCTAACATGGTTTGGGTTTAGTGAAGAAGGCCAATTAAGTTCATATGACTCAAAGGTATTTTTATCTATGTTCTCAGTGTAATAATTGCTATGACTGAGCATGTCTCCTTGATATTGTTACCAAATTTTTGAGCAAATTTTGTAGGGTGTTTTGCGGGTTTTTACAAGCCAATATGGTGGTACCTGGCTCCCAATCTTCAGGTTCACGGTTCTTCTGTTTAAGAATACTATTAATTGACACTTTCAGGGATTGGATAATGTAAGTTTTAATCCTGCAGTTCCAGTAAAGAGAAGAAGTCTGATGAAAGCTACTGGGTGGTTGGACTAAATGCTAGCAAGTTGTTTTGTATTGTTTACAAGAATCCTGACATGTTCCCACAGGTAAGCTTGTCACCTCGACTTCTACCCTTTTTCCAATTATCTTATGACGGATTTTCCTCTCCTGTTGTTTAGGTGATACCCAAACCAGTCCTCTCCCTTTTGAATCTCTCATTCCCTGTAGCATCCTCTGATCTTGGAGCAGATGCCCTGGAAAATGAGTTTATAATGAACAGCATGCACCTCTCACAGGtttgtccccccccccccccccccaaaaaaaaaaaaataaaaaaaaataaagaagcccACTTTATACTCCTCTTTAAGCGTCAAGTATGAATtgcttttttaatcttttctaggTGTTACTTTCAGACTTGTACATCTTTAAGAGTCAGTATAAAATCTTAGTTCCTCGACAAACAACGTAACTTTTggattgaagtatttttttgatatagttTTAAACCCTCATTGATCGAATGTCAGAAGTTTGAATTTTACTAATTCCTATtctctcaaataaaaattaaaaataaaatacaaaataatagtGGATTTGTACAAGTTTTAAGTTCAAAGTATGTGTTATAAAGTTAATGTGAAGCTATTCTTTGGACCTTACTAACAACTCaagtttttagatgaaaaatctTCTTTGATATACTAAGAGGAATGTATCAgagagttaatataaaaattttcttagaatctcattattaatttaaacatttgagttgagatgatttttatagtattaaagggagttatatttttttttttaatttggacaaATTGGTTTTCCTTGCGTTCCTCAATCCTATCCTTTTTAAGGTTATTTTGATTTCCCCTTTAAAGCTGTTGGATCTTATGCCTTCGCAGATTCAGAAAAGGATGGAAGACATGGCAGGTGCCTGTTTGGATACTACTGCACTAGATGATGAATCTTTCAATATGGAGGCAACTCAAGATAGATGCATCCTGAGACTAATTGCTTCTTGCTGTAATGGTGAGCTCGTACAATCGACTAACCTCAGAAAGGATGCAAATTATTTCGACTCTTGAACTTTTCCTCGTAAAAATACAatgttttaatgaaataaaatatattctcaGCTGTAATGCTTGCTTGTGCTGCTTATGTAAGGTGATAAGCTTGTGAGGGCTACGGAACTTATGAAGCTTTTATCTCTGGAAAAATCAATGAAGGGAGCAATAAAGCTTGTTACAGCGCTGAAGCTTCCAAATTTGGCCGAACGATTCAACAGCATACTGGAGGTAAAACCTATTACCTGGAAAAGGTTTTGGAGTTATTTCAGAGCCAATCAGATTGGGTGTTTTTCTGTAATCAAATTAGTaaactggattttttttttaatctcatcacaGGAAAGATTGGTCAATGAATCCAAGGGAACTTACAAAAGCCCCCTCCTGAACTCAAATGATCGTGCATCTCTCACAGCTGATGCTGCAATCAGCAAGACGATGGCGACTTCAATTGGAAAAAATGAAACACCCGAACCTAGCATTGCATTCTCATCACCGACACTGTCAGCCCCCCTATTTATCAAAAAGGCAAATAAGCAAGAGCATGAAAAAAGTTGTCAGAACCAAACTGTAAATGCAAAGACCAGTATGGAGCCAAGCAATGCAGAGAAGGTGAAAAGTGCTGAAAATGTGATTGGAGTAGAAGTAAAGATGACAGGCGAGGTGTTAAAGGTACAATCACAACGCCCGTCTAATCCATTTTTAAAGTCATCAAACAATCAGGAAACTTCGAAGAAAGATCTGGATCAGTTAACATCCTTGCATCCCtcaaatccttttaaaaaaacaccacaTTGAAAACTCTCATGTTACAACGTCAAGGTG belongs to Populus nigra chromosome 18, ddPopNigr1.1, whole genome shotgun sequence and includes:
- the LOC133678144 gene encoding protein ENHANCER OF LHP1 1, yielding MKVRTLKLREAHKSINGNNDINPSFCSVLWDQQALHLVTASSSDPSISIHDPLLPSNPPKILRHHRDGVTALALSPNSTCLASGSIDHSVKLFKFPSGEFETNVTRFTLPIRALAFNKSGSMVAAAGDDEGIKLINTIDGSIARVLKGHKGPVTGLAFDPINEYLATVDSVGTVLFWELQSGGILHTLKGVAPNIISDTSFMNVVSWSPDGETLAVPGLRNDVVMYDRDTAEKLFSLRGDHVQPVCYLSWSPNGKYMATSGLDRQILIWDVDKKQDIDRQKFEDRISGMAWKPIGNALAVIDVMGKYGLWESVVPSSMKSPTEDIPSLKNSNGVLLFDEDPEPSISGGLSEFGEDSLGESEPCSRKRLRKQSEFEDPDEDIDDELSLLPKTEPRKKVHRASKDNLDKGNGLRSTVTSARLKMQEAFQPGATPPQRGKRRFLCYNMLGTITAVENDGYSHIEIDFHDTGRGPRLPSMTDYFGFTMASLNENGSVFANPCKGEKNMSTLMYRPFSSWANNSEWSMRFEGEEVKVVALGTAWVAAITSLNFLRIYTDGGLQRHILSLDGPVVTASGLKNQLAVVTHVSDCLPSNDQMLEFRVFDISNGTQPLTGRLPLTPGSHLTWFGFSEEGQLSSYDSKGVLRVFTSQYGGTWLPIFSSSKEKKSDESYWVVGLNASKLFCIVYKNPDMFPQVIPKPVLSLLNLSFPVASSDLGADALENEFIMNSMHLSQIQKRMEDMAGACLDTTALDDESFNMEATQDRCILRLIASCCNGDKLVRATELMKLLSLEKSMKGAIKLVTALKLPNLAERFNSILEERLVNESKGTYKSPLLNSNDRASLTADAAISKTMATSIGKNETPEPSIAFSSPTLSAPLFIKKANKQEHEKSCQNQTVNAKTSMEPSNAEKVKSAENVIGVEVKMTGEVLKVQSQRPSNPFLKSSNNQETSKKDLDQLTSLHPSNPFKKTPH